One genomic window of Dama dama isolate Ldn47 chromosome 7, ASM3311817v1, whole genome shotgun sequence includes the following:
- the TREML2 gene encoding trem-like transcript 2 protein isoform X3: MERVYSKLQHFEGETLSVQCSYKSRKNHVEGKVWCKIRRRQCEPGFTRVGVQGPRYLLQDDTQAKVVNVTMVALRRQDSGRYWCMRNSSGILYPLMGFLLEVSPASITKGDTPLTKLPNILQSATVIATGPAPTSGPGGPFISQATVFTAGLLTLARPLPSPTSGNTRQTSVVGSSFSSTGLSTMGPGKATGSQTATASPSNTRASAAGPASASTKAARLCTAGAPTMGMYPTRRTLLDHLIPSRYLDFYPVVLVGVLALLPMLVIVVYGFWKKRHVGSYSMCRDPARSCKDLPARPEPPWRPAWSEATSPWSGEEFLPEGPRETPRRVLRGEAKTGPCLGWSRAGGEDCATWTQAFLELEAVPRLLGSPGLLGSWRGWESEHVVPGRRSLRVWGTTETVLLRATDPRGPSWMADKPRGCCLQTENL; the protein is encoded by the exons ATGGAGCGCGTGTACTCAAAATTGCAGCACTTTGAAGGGGAGACTCTGTCTGTGCAGTGCTCCTACAAGAGCCGCAAAAACCACGTGGAGGGTAAGGTTTGGTGCAAAATCAGGAGGAGGCAGTGCGAGCCTGGGTTCACCCGTGTGGGGGTGCAGGGGCCACGCTACTTGCTGCAGGACGATACCCAGGCCAAGGTGGTCAACGTCACCATGGTGGCCCTCAGGCGCCAGGACTCGGGCCGGTACTGGTGCATGCGCAACAGCTCCGGCATCCTCTACCCTCTGATGGGCTTCCTGCTGGAAGTGTCTCCAG CCTCCATAACCAAGGGAGACACTCCTCTCACAAAGCTGCCCAACATCCTCCAGAGTGCAACGGTCATCGCCACAGGCCCAGCGCCCACCTCAGGCCCCGGTGGCCCTTTCATCAGCCAGGCGACAGTGTTCACAGCTGGACTCCTCACCTTGGCCAGACCATTGCCTTCCCCCACCTCAGGGAACACCAGACAGACCTCTGTGGTGGGCTCCAGTTTCTCCAGCACCGGCCTGTCCACCATGGGGCCTGGGAAGGCCACCGGGTCCCAGACAGCGACTGCGTCTCCCAGCAACACCCGAGCCTCCGCTGCGGGCCCAGCCTCCGCCTCCACGAAGGCCGCGCGCCTCTGCACGGCGGGAGCCCCCACCATGGGAATGTACCCCACCAGAAGAACGCTCCTCGACCACTTAATCCCCAGCAG ATACCTGGACTTTTACCCTGTGGTGCTCGTGGGGGTGCTGGCGCTGCTCCCCATGCTCGTGATCGTGGTCTATGGCTTCTGGAAGAAGAGACATGTGGGAA GCTACAGCATGTGCCGTGACCCTGCCAGATCCTGCAAGGACTTGCCAGCAAGACCGGAACCTCCGTGGAGGCCCGCTTGGTCTGAAGCCACTTCACCGTGGAGTGGGGAGGAGTTTCTTCCAGAGGGGCCCCGGGAGACTCCCAGGAGAGTCCTCAGAGGAGAAGCGAAGACGGGGCCCTGTCTGGGTTGGAGCCGGGCTGGGGGTGAGGACTGTGCCACCTGGACTCAGGCCTTCCTGGAACTGGAGGCTGTGCCGCGCCTACTCGGCTCCCCTGGGCTGCTGGGATCCTGGCGGGGGTGGGAGTCTGAGCACGTGGTGCCAGGCAGGAGGTCTCTGCGGGTATGGGGCACCACCGAGACGGTTCTCCTGAGAGCCACAGACCCCCGGGGCCCCAGCTGGATGGCAGACAAGCCCCGAGGGTGCTGTTTGCAGACAGAGAACCTCTGA
- the TREML2 gene encoding trem-like transcript 2 protein isoform X4 → MPPAFLLLLLLWVQGPVSGAPMERVYSKLQHFEGETLSVQCSYKSRKNHVEASITKGDTPLTKLPNILQSATVIATGPAPTSGPGGPFISQATVFTAGLLTLARPLPSPTSGNTRQTSVVGSSFSSTGLSTMGPGKATGSQTATASPSNTRASAAGPASASTKAARLCTAGAPTMGMYPTRRTLLDHLIPSRYLDFYPVVLVGVLALLPMLVIVVYGFWKKRHVGSYSMCRDPARSCKDLPARPEPPWRPAWSEATSPWSGEEFLPEGPRETPRRVLRGEAKTGPCLGWSRAGGEDCATWTQAFLELEAVPRLLGSPGLLGSWRGWESEHVVPGRRSLRVWGTTETVLLRATDPRGPSWMADKPRGCCLQTENL, encoded by the exons ATGCCTCCcgccttcctgctgctgctgctgctgtgggtCCAGGGCCCTGTCTCAG GTGCCCCCATGGAGCGCGTGTACTCAAAATTGCAGCACTTTGAAGGGGAGACTCTGTCTGTGCAGTGCTCCTACAAGAGCCGCAAAAACCACGTGGAGG CCTCCATAACCAAGGGAGACACTCCTCTCACAAAGCTGCCCAACATCCTCCAGAGTGCAACGGTCATCGCCACAGGCCCAGCGCCCACCTCAGGCCCCGGTGGCCCTTTCATCAGCCAGGCGACAGTGTTCACAGCTGGACTCCTCACCTTGGCCAGACCATTGCCTTCCCCCACCTCAGGGAACACCAGACAGACCTCTGTGGTGGGCTCCAGTTTCTCCAGCACCGGCCTGTCCACCATGGGGCCTGGGAAGGCCACCGGGTCCCAGACAGCGACTGCGTCTCCCAGCAACACCCGAGCCTCCGCTGCGGGCCCAGCCTCCGCCTCCACGAAGGCCGCGCGCCTCTGCACGGCGGGAGCCCCCACCATGGGAATGTACCCCACCAGAAGAACGCTCCTCGACCACTTAATCCCCAGCAG ATACCTGGACTTTTACCCTGTGGTGCTCGTGGGGGTGCTGGCGCTGCTCCCCATGCTCGTGATCGTGGTCTATGGCTTCTGGAAGAAGAGACATGTGGGAA GCTACAGCATGTGCCGTGACCCTGCCAGATCCTGCAAGGACTTGCCAGCAAGACCGGAACCTCCGTGGAGGCCCGCTTGGTCTGAAGCCACTTCACCGTGGAGTGGGGAGGAGTTTCTTCCAGAGGGGCCCCGGGAGACTCCCAGGAGAGTCCTCAGAGGAGAAGCGAAGACGGGGCCCTGTCTGGGTTGGAGCCGGGCTGGGGGTGAGGACTGTGCCACCTGGACTCAGGCCTTCCTGGAACTGGAGGCTGTGCCGCGCCTACTCGGCTCCCCTGGGCTGCTGGGATCCTGGCGGGGGTGGGAGTCTGAGCACGTGGTGCCAGGCAGGAGGTCTCTGCGGGTATGGGGCACCACCGAGACGGTTCTCCTGAGAGCCACAGACCCCCGGGGCCCCAGCTGGATGGCAGACAAGCCCCGAGGGTGCTGTTTGCAGACAGAGAACCTCTGA
- the TREML2 gene encoding trem-like transcript 2 protein isoform X1: protein MPPAFLLLLLLWVQGPVSGAPMERVYSKLQHFEGETLSVQCSYKSRKNHVEGKVWCKIRRRQCEPGFTRVGVQGPRYLLQDDTQAKVVNVTMVALRRQDSGRYWCMRNSSGILYPLMGFLLEVSPASITKGDTPLTKLPNILQSATVIATGPAPTSGPGGPFISQATVFTAGLLTLARPLPSPTSGNTRQTSVVGSSFSSTGLSTMGPGKATGSQTATASPSNTRASAAGPASASTKAARLCTAGAPTMGMYPTRRTLLDHLIPSRYLDFYPVVLVGVLALLPMLVIVVYGFWKKRHVGSYSMCRDPARSCKDLPARPEPPWRPAWSEATSPWSGEEFLPEGPRETPRRVLRGEAKTGPCLGWSRAGGEDCATWTQAFLELEAVPRLLGSPGLLGSWRGWESEHVVPGRRSLRVWGTTETVLLRATDPRGPSWMADKPRGCCLQTENL from the exons ATGCCTCCcgccttcctgctgctgctgctgctgtgggtCCAGGGCCCTGTCTCAG GTGCCCCCATGGAGCGCGTGTACTCAAAATTGCAGCACTTTGAAGGGGAGACTCTGTCTGTGCAGTGCTCCTACAAGAGCCGCAAAAACCACGTGGAGGGTAAGGTTTGGTGCAAAATCAGGAGGAGGCAGTGCGAGCCTGGGTTCACCCGTGTGGGGGTGCAGGGGCCACGCTACTTGCTGCAGGACGATACCCAGGCCAAGGTGGTCAACGTCACCATGGTGGCCCTCAGGCGCCAGGACTCGGGCCGGTACTGGTGCATGCGCAACAGCTCCGGCATCCTCTACCCTCTGATGGGCTTCCTGCTGGAAGTGTCTCCAG CCTCCATAACCAAGGGAGACACTCCTCTCACAAAGCTGCCCAACATCCTCCAGAGTGCAACGGTCATCGCCACAGGCCCAGCGCCCACCTCAGGCCCCGGTGGCCCTTTCATCAGCCAGGCGACAGTGTTCACAGCTGGACTCCTCACCTTGGCCAGACCATTGCCTTCCCCCACCTCAGGGAACACCAGACAGACCTCTGTGGTGGGCTCCAGTTTCTCCAGCACCGGCCTGTCCACCATGGGGCCTGGGAAGGCCACCGGGTCCCAGACAGCGACTGCGTCTCCCAGCAACACCCGAGCCTCCGCTGCGGGCCCAGCCTCCGCCTCCACGAAGGCCGCGCGCCTCTGCACGGCGGGAGCCCCCACCATGGGAATGTACCCCACCAGAAGAACGCTCCTCGACCACTTAATCCCCAGCAG ATACCTGGACTTTTACCCTGTGGTGCTCGTGGGGGTGCTGGCGCTGCTCCCCATGCTCGTGATCGTGGTCTATGGCTTCTGGAAGAAGAGACATGTGGGAA GCTACAGCATGTGCCGTGACCCTGCCAGATCCTGCAAGGACTTGCCAGCAAGACCGGAACCTCCGTGGAGGCCCGCTTGGTCTGAAGCCACTTCACCGTGGAGTGGGGAGGAGTTTCTTCCAGAGGGGCCCCGGGAGACTCCCAGGAGAGTCCTCAGAGGAGAAGCGAAGACGGGGCCCTGTCTGGGTTGGAGCCGGGCTGGGGGTGAGGACTGTGCCACCTGGACTCAGGCCTTCCTGGAACTGGAGGCTGTGCCGCGCCTACTCGGCTCCCCTGGGCTGCTGGGATCCTGGCGGGGGTGGGAGTCTGAGCACGTGGTGCCAGGCAGGAGGTCTCTGCGGGTATGGGGCACCACCGAGACGGTTCTCCTGAGAGCCACAGACCCCCGGGGCCCCAGCTGGATGGCAGACAAGCCCCGAGGGTGCTGTTTGCAGACAGAGAACCTCTGA
- the TREML2 gene encoding trem-like transcript 2 protein isoform X2, whose amino-acid sequence MLNLWVLGAPMERVYSKLQHFEGETLSVQCSYKSRKNHVEGKVWCKIRRRQCEPGFTRVGVQGPRYLLQDDTQAKVVNVTMVALRRQDSGRYWCMRNSSGILYPLMGFLLEVSPASITKGDTPLTKLPNILQSATVIATGPAPTSGPGGPFISQATVFTAGLLTLARPLPSPTSGNTRQTSVVGSSFSSTGLSTMGPGKATGSQTATASPSNTRASAAGPASASTKAARLCTAGAPTMGMYPTRRTLLDHLIPSRYLDFYPVVLVGVLALLPMLVIVVYGFWKKRHVGSYSMCRDPARSCKDLPARPEPPWRPAWSEATSPWSGEEFLPEGPRETPRRVLRGEAKTGPCLGWSRAGGEDCATWTQAFLELEAVPRLLGSPGLLGSWRGWESEHVVPGRRSLRVWGTTETVLLRATDPRGPSWMADKPRGCCLQTENL is encoded by the exons ATGCTGAATCTATGGGTTTTAG GTGCCCCCATGGAGCGCGTGTACTCAAAATTGCAGCACTTTGAAGGGGAGACTCTGTCTGTGCAGTGCTCCTACAAGAGCCGCAAAAACCACGTGGAGGGTAAGGTTTGGTGCAAAATCAGGAGGAGGCAGTGCGAGCCTGGGTTCACCCGTGTGGGGGTGCAGGGGCCACGCTACTTGCTGCAGGACGATACCCAGGCCAAGGTGGTCAACGTCACCATGGTGGCCCTCAGGCGCCAGGACTCGGGCCGGTACTGGTGCATGCGCAACAGCTCCGGCATCCTCTACCCTCTGATGGGCTTCCTGCTGGAAGTGTCTCCAG CCTCCATAACCAAGGGAGACACTCCTCTCACAAAGCTGCCCAACATCCTCCAGAGTGCAACGGTCATCGCCACAGGCCCAGCGCCCACCTCAGGCCCCGGTGGCCCTTTCATCAGCCAGGCGACAGTGTTCACAGCTGGACTCCTCACCTTGGCCAGACCATTGCCTTCCCCCACCTCAGGGAACACCAGACAGACCTCTGTGGTGGGCTCCAGTTTCTCCAGCACCGGCCTGTCCACCATGGGGCCTGGGAAGGCCACCGGGTCCCAGACAGCGACTGCGTCTCCCAGCAACACCCGAGCCTCCGCTGCGGGCCCAGCCTCCGCCTCCACGAAGGCCGCGCGCCTCTGCACGGCGGGAGCCCCCACCATGGGAATGTACCCCACCAGAAGAACGCTCCTCGACCACTTAATCCCCAGCAG ATACCTGGACTTTTACCCTGTGGTGCTCGTGGGGGTGCTGGCGCTGCTCCCCATGCTCGTGATCGTGGTCTATGGCTTCTGGAAGAAGAGACATGTGGGAA GCTACAGCATGTGCCGTGACCCTGCCAGATCCTGCAAGGACTTGCCAGCAAGACCGGAACCTCCGTGGAGGCCCGCTTGGTCTGAAGCCACTTCACCGTGGAGTGGGGAGGAGTTTCTTCCAGAGGGGCCCCGGGAGACTCCCAGGAGAGTCCTCAGAGGAGAAGCGAAGACGGGGCCCTGTCTGGGTTGGAGCCGGGCTGGGGGTGAGGACTGTGCCACCTGGACTCAGGCCTTCCTGGAACTGGAGGCTGTGCCGCGCCTACTCGGCTCCCCTGGGCTGCTGGGATCCTGGCGGGGGTGGGAGTCTGAGCACGTGGTGCCAGGCAGGAGGTCTCTGCGGGTATGGGGCACCACCGAGACGGTTCTCCTGAGAGCCACAGACCCCCGGGGCCCCAGCTGGATGGCAGACAAGCCCCGAGGGTGCTGTTTGCAGACAGAGAACCTCTGA